The following are encoded together in the Geobacter sulfurreducens PCA genome:
- a CDS encoding B12-binding domain-containing radical SAM protein, whose product MQVLLAYKSHHAGARDPFASLLPTGLGYLNGLLRAQGFASRIANLSTMGWREVDALLRRERPTILGISQYTHNRFESLRLVSSAKTADPTCLTVLGGPHATHSFDMILQHHPQVDAVVLGEGEETMLELVRTVAEGNRSLAGIPGLAIREGSGISHSSRAPLRNLDDLPVPARYFDNALGCDLRRQLEFVITSRGCPASCRFCSSPRFWGTSLRLRSPRAMVDEIRYIRDRFGLLSFSLRDDTFTARADRVIEFCRLLTAEGLHILWSCQSRVNCVDEEMLLWMRRAGCEYVQYGVESGSERILARLGKRITPDQVQRAAAATRRAGMDLSIYLIAGVPGEDEEDLRATLRLIEDIRPHDGHVAPLAYYPGTALFAEAVREGRVPADLFEREKGEACFVRKDATVQRSIDRLLTTLARVGRKARFGPADFARQAKLVGWCHAGALAEGGWYEEREEWREAEACYRQITHRQPANPWGWLALGGLHGSVGDLEQSRQMFTRVLELVPAHIPAHLALGDLCLHDGDRRGARRNYEAALTLNPGDVEARERLKELKE is encoded by the coding sequence ATGCAGGTTCTTCTCGCCTATAAATCCCACCATGCTGGGGCGCGGGATCCCTTTGCGTCGCTGCTGCCCACGGGGCTCGGCTACCTGAATGGGCTCCTGCGGGCACAGGGCTTCGCTTCCCGCATCGCCAACCTGTCGACCATGGGATGGCGAGAGGTGGACGCCCTGCTCCGCCGGGAACGGCCGACCATCCTCGGCATCTCCCAGTACACCCACAACCGGTTCGAGTCACTCAGGCTCGTCTCCAGCGCCAAAACAGCCGACCCCACGTGCCTGACGGTGCTTGGCGGCCCTCATGCGACCCACTCCTTCGACATGATCCTTCAGCATCACCCCCAGGTGGATGCCGTGGTCCTCGGCGAGGGGGAGGAAACCATGCTGGAGCTTGTCCGGACGGTGGCGGAAGGTAATCGGAGCCTCGCCGGCATCCCGGGCCTGGCGATTCGGGAGGGGAGCGGGATCAGCCATTCGTCCCGTGCACCGTTGCGGAATCTCGACGACCTGCCGGTGCCCGCGCGTTACTTCGATAACGCCCTGGGATGCGACCTTCGGCGCCAGCTCGAGTTCGTCATTACCTCCCGCGGGTGTCCCGCCTCCTGCCGTTTCTGCTCGTCGCCGCGCTTCTGGGGTACGTCGCTGCGCCTCCGTTCGCCCCGGGCCATGGTCGACGAGATCCGCTATATCCGCGACCGGTTCGGCCTGCTCTCATTTTCGCTTCGCGACGATACGTTCACGGCCCGCGCCGACCGGGTCATCGAGTTCTGCCGCCTGCTGACGGCCGAAGGGCTCCATATCCTCTGGAGCTGCCAGTCACGGGTGAACTGCGTCGACGAGGAGATGCTCCTCTGGATGCGGCGTGCCGGTTGCGAGTATGTCCAGTACGGGGTAGAGTCCGGCTCCGAGCGGATTCTTGCCCGGCTCGGCAAGCGGATCACCCCGGACCAAGTGCAGCGCGCCGCCGCGGCTACCCGCCGTGCCGGCATGGATCTCTCCATCTACCTGATTGCCGGCGTGCCCGGCGAGGACGAGGAGGACCTGCGGGCTACTCTGCGCCTCATCGAAGATATCCGCCCCCATGACGGCCACGTGGCCCCCCTGGCTTACTATCCCGGCACGGCGCTTTTTGCCGAGGCGGTGCGCGAGGGGCGGGTGCCGGCCGATCTCTTCGAGCGGGAAAAGGGCGAGGCCTGCTTCGTCAGGAAGGACGCGACGGTGCAGCGGTCCATTGACCGGCTGCTGACAACCCTGGCGCGGGTTGGACGGAAGGCCCGCTTCGGACCCGCCGACTTTGCCCGTCAGGCGAAGCTCGTCGGCTGGTGCCATGCCGGTGCCCTGGCGGAGGGGGGCTGGTACGAGGAACGGGAGGAATGGCGGGAAGCCGAGGCCTGCTACCGGCAGATTACCCACCGACAGCCGGCCAATCCCTGGGGCTGGCTGGCTCTGGGCGGGCTCCACGGGAGCGTCGGCGACCTGGAGCAGTCCCGGCAGATGTTCACCAGGGTTCTTGAACTTGTGCCGGCGCACATCCCCGCCCATCTTGCCCTCGGCGATCTGTGCCTGCACGACGGTGACCGGCGGGGAGCCCGTCGCAACTACGAGGCGGCGCTCACGCTGAACCCCGGTGACGTCGAGGCCCGGGAGCGGCTGAAGGAGCTGAAAGAGTAA
- a CDS encoding lipoprotein, whose protein sequence is MKRSVLVALAVVSLAAAGCKDKPKAPETAAPAPQEQSGMPAGMPAGMPPAPQGEMPKDAVHGGGDPHAGLKPVEVPAGVGHKGKVLSTMDAAGYTYLEVEEKGQKLWVAVMQTKVKVGDQVEFPDSPPMLNFHSKTLNRTFEKIIFAPGIRIGGK, encoded by the coding sequence GTGAAAAGATCAGTATTGGTAGCGCTCGCCGTTGTTTCGCTCGCCGCCGCCGGATGCAAGGATAAGCCCAAGGCCCCCGAGACCGCTGCGCCTGCTCCGCAAGAGCAGAGCGGCATGCCCGCAGGCATGCCGGCAGGTATGCCCCCCGCACCCCAAGGCGAAATGCCCAAGGACGCCGTTCACGGCGGAGGAGATCCCCACGCCGGTCTCAAGCCGGTTGAAGTCCCCGCCGGCGTAGGCCACAAGGGCAAGGTCCTCTCCACCATGGACGCTGCCGGCTACACCTACCTGGAGGTGGAAGAGAAGGGACAGAAGCTGTGGGTTGCCGTCATGCAGACCAAGGTCAAGGTCGGCGATCAGGTTGAGTTTCCGGATTCACCGCCCATGCTCAACTTCCACAGCAAGACCCTCAACCGGACCTTCGAAAAGATCATTTTCGCTCCGGGCATCAGAATCGGCGGCAAGTAA